Below is a window of Hyphomonas neptunium ATCC 15444 DNA.
GCGTGGGCACGGATGAACCCGCCGAGCCGCATGCCCGCTTCGGAGATGCGAAAATATTCCTCGAAAGCGGTGGCAGGGTTTGCCGAGGGCAGGGCGACGACAGCCCAGAGGGGGGCGCCCTTGCGGCCGATATTATCGAGGATTTCGAGGATGAGGCCGCGGCGGTCTCCGAAATAGTGGCGCAGGGTCGGCTCGGAGGCGTTCATCGCCTGGGCGAACTGGCGCAGCGACGGGCGGCGCAGGTCTGCGGAGAGGGCAAAGTCGGTCAGCGCGTCGAGCAGGGCGGCGCGTTTCACGTCAAAGTCGTGATTGCGCGCGCCGGCGGGTCTGGGCATCGGAAAACGTCTCCCTGCGCGGTCAGGCTCTGGCCGCGTGCATTTTCTACATCACACCGGAGACGATATAGGTCAACGCAAGCCCTGCGGGCTGCGTTGGGGGAAAATTAGACCAGATGGCCAATAAGCCGGGTTCTGTTCGTCCCTTGCGGGATCTGGCAGCCATTCCTCTGGGGCGTTCATTGCTGAACGCCTCGGCGCGACGCACCCGGGGCACGGGCGGCGGACAGCCCATATGTGCCCCCTACTTGGTCTTGCTCCGGGCGGGGTTTACCATGCCAGCCCTGTTGCCAGCGCTGCGGTGGGCTCTTACCCCACCCTTTCACCCTTACCCTCTGGCCGAAGCCTTCGGGCGGTTTCCTTTCTGTGGCACTTTCCCTCGGCTCACGCCGGGCGGCCGTTAGCCGTCGCCCTGTCCACCTGGAGCCCGGACTTTCCTCCAGTATGCAGTTACCCGCATACCAGCGGCTGCCCGGCCATCTGGTCTGGCGGGGGATATAGGGGAAGTGGGGGGGAAGCGCAAATGGGGGGTGTTTTCGCGCTTCGCGTGCCCCAAACGCAAGAAGGCACGACGCCCTTGCGGACTTCGTGCCTTCCCGTGTGTTTCGAATCGGTCTACCGAGACACTGTGCTAGCACTCGATTTCGGTCTTCGATCGACATCAGGCTCTGGAGAAAAATCCGTTCGAGCGGATTTCCTTTCATCACCCTCCGGACCCGGACGTTCGCCTTTTCAGGCGCACGCTTCCGTTTCCGTCGCCACGCGCACAACCGGGGGGTTGCCTGCACGCGGCTGACCGCCTGCGTTTGCCATTGCTGGCATTCACTTCTTGGTCACCGTTTACGGATCGCGCCCCGTTACGGCATATGGCCCCGTTTGGTGGGTCTAGCTCCCGCCTCCCGGCCACCGCCTGCTTTATCCCGTCATCTCCACCTGGTCCTTTGCGCGGCCGGTCTCCCGGCTTTGCTCCTGACCCGGTTTCGTCCGGGGGCGATGGACTTGTCCTCCGGCTCCGGTGGCGGGTTTGCTCCCGCCGGGAATTCCGTTGGCTTACCGAAACGATCTCACAAGGCCTCGCCTGAGTCGAGAGCCTGTCCAGATTTTTTCATGCTATGGGGGAGAAAATTCACAGGTTTTGTTACGCCTGTGGAATGACTGGAAGGCGCCTGTAAAAAAGGCAACAAAATCAACCGGACAAGGATCAATCCTGTCCGGGGTGGGTTTGGCCGGGAAGTCCTGCGGATGGGGCGCGAGCCCAAATCGTCCGGGGACGGTATATGATGGATCAGTAAATTGAATGCGGTGTCCCCGGCGTCCCGGCTCTACCCCATCCGCAGGATGGCAGCTTTTGGGGAGGCTATTCCCGCCGGCTGCCCGGTGATTGTCCGGCTGGTAAGACCGGACACGGGAAGAATGGCATGGGGCCGGCCCCAGCCGGATTGGGCGGTCTCTTTTCCTGTCTGCTGTGTAATGAATGCGGGCAGGCAGGGCGTGGATAAGGCCTGCGCGAATCCCTTGTTTTTTTCTTAGGCAGGCCGTGTCAGTACTGACGGGATGCTTGAGCGCTGGCGCCCCGATCTCATTGATCCTGCTATCCGGGCGGTGCGCCGGCTGGTGCGTCCGGATGTGCGGATCGTGACGGGCGGCATCGCGTTCTATGCGCTGTTTTCGATCTTCCCGCTGATCTATATGACGCTGACATTGCTGACGTTTTTCCTGCCGCCGGAACTGGCGCATCAGCTGGCCAAGCCCGTGACCAACTTCTTCAGCCAGAGCGTGGAGCCGCTGACTTTTGAGGAGGTGGACGCGATCCAGAAGATGACGCCGGCGGGGCTGAGTGTGCGGGCGTTTCTGGCGGCGATCCTGGTGCTGTTTACGGCCACGTCGGGCGCCAAGGCGCTGATTACCGGCATCAGGATGATTGCGGGCACGGCCGACCGGACGCGGTTTGCACGGTTTCAGGGCACGTCCCTGCTGCTGACGGCGACGCTGATCCTGGTAGTGTGGCTGCTGGGGGCGTTGCAGCTGATTGCGACGGTGGCGGTGCAGGAAGCGGGCGGGCTGGCGATGCGGTTTGCCAGCGAGATAGCGACGATTGTGGACTCGCTGTGGATCTCGAAGGGGATTGCGAGTTTCGGGGTGTTTTACCTGATCCTGCTGATGTCGCTGCGCGGGCATGTGCGGCGGGGCACGAAGGCGCTGGCGGCGGGCGCCGGGGCGGCGGCGGTGGCGTTTCTGGGCGTGACGTTCGTGTTCCAGCTCTACCTGCAATATTCGGTGATGGGCACGATCTATGGCGCGATTGCGTCGCTGATTTTCGGCTTTATCTGGCTGTCGGCGTCGGTGTCGTCATTGCTGCTGGGGGCGGCGCTGGCGACCGAGTGGGCTCATGCCTGGGGCGAGGACGAGCCGACGGGGCCTAACGCGTAGGCCTCGGCGATCTGGGCGAGGCGGCGCAGGGTGTCTGCATCTGCAAGGCCGGTAATGGCGGTGGGCATCCAGCGGCGCTGGAAGGCGCGCAGGGCGGCGGGGATGTCGGAGGTGTCGTAACCGATCTGGGCGAGATGGGCGTTGAGGCGCGATGCGTCGCCGCCTGACCAGACGCAGGCGCTGCCTGTCTCGACGGGGGGCCAGAGGCCGAGGCCGGCCTCTGCCAGGCGCTGCCAGGGGAAATGTTCGCCGGGGTCGATCTTGCGGGCGGGCGCAATATCCGAATGGGCGACGAGGCCGGTGGCCGGGATGTCGTGATGGGCCATGATCTCGCGGGCGAGCGCGATGACGGCGGTGATCTGCGCGTCGGGATAGGGCGGGAGCGCGCCGCCGGGGGCGGGGTAGTCATGGCCGCCATTGACGATCTCGATGCCGACAGAGCGGGAATTCAAATCCTCAAGGCTCTGCCATGTCGAGACACCGGCATGCCAGGCGCGGTCATTTTCAGCCACGAGGCGGGCGATGCGGCCGTCTTCCCAGACCATGTAATGGGCCGACACCTTCGCCTCTGGATCGCGCATGCGGGTGAGGGCGGCCTCGCCGCTTTCCATGCCCGTATAATGGAGCACGAGCAGGGTGACGGGGTGTTTGCGGTCGTCAAAGTTCGGGCTGGGGGTGTCTTCGATTTCCATCACGAGTCTCCGGCGCCGGCCTTCTTGCCGAGGGCCGCTTCAGGCATTTTCTCGTTCGGGCGGAGCGCGATGACAAGCACGCCCGACAGCGAAACGATGGCGCCGAGGATGAGGCGCGGGGTCAGCGGTTCGTTCAGCAGCGCAATGCCGAAGATGACGCCCCAGATGGGGGTCATCAGCGTGAGCGGGGAGAGGAGGGAGACGTCATACTTCTTGAGCAGCGTATAGAAGGCCGAATGGCCGAACACGGAGACACCGAGGATGGCGAAGGCACTGGCGGCCCAGACCATCCAGCCGCCATCGATGTAGGTGGCAAGCTGGTTTTCCTCGATGGCGAAGGAGAGCGCAAAGAGCGGCGCAAAGCTGAAAAGGCCGACCCAGGCCTGCATGCGCAGGCCGGAGATCTGCGGCATGCGTTTCATCACGATGCCGCCCGCCGAGCCGATGAAGGCGGAGGCGATGATGTAGAGCAGGCCGAAGGAGACCGAGAAGTTTGCCGGGTCCAGCGCGATGATGATGACACCCAGAAAGGCGAGCGTGATGCCGATAGCGCGGCGCCAGCGGATGACTTCTCCGAGGAACAGCATGCTCATCAGCGTGGAGAAGGGCACGCCGAGCTGGCCGGTGACAGCGGCAGCGGAAGCGTCTGCGTGTTGGAGACCGATGAAGAGGAGCGAGAAGTGGACGCTGCCGATCATGATCGAGACGAAGAACAGCGTGCGCAAATTGGGTGGGCGCGGGAAGAGGAAGGGCACGAGGCAGACCGCCACGCCGAGGAAACGCAGCGCGGCAAAGAAGATCGGCGGAATGGCCATGTCGGCCACGGCCCAGCGCGTGACGACAAGGTTCAGCCCCCAGACGAGGCAGACAGCGCAGAGCAGGATGAAGTCACGTATGGCCATGATGGGTTCGGGCCTATCAGGGTTTTGTGACAATGGGCAGGGGGCGCGCCGCGTCAGGGCGGCAGGGGAGCTATGCGGGGGTGGCACTGCTTGGCTTCCCCCCTCCGTCAGCCGGCTTCGCCGTCTGCCACCTCCCCCGCTTTGCAGGGGAGGATAAAGTCGCATCCGGCGAAGCTGTGCAACCGGGGACATAGGTAACATTTGAGACCGGGGAGATGGGTTACAGTTTTCATGGTATGTTCCGTGGTCTGCCAGGCTTGATGCGGTTCATGCGTTTTTTCGGGTCGATGTGTCCGAGGAGGATGGGGCCGAAGTAGACGTCGTATTGGTCTTCGCCGGTCCGGAAGAGGCCAACGCGCTCCCCGATCAGCACTTCGGAGATGAAGGGTTCCGCGCCGCGCCATCTAATGGTGCCGGCGTGCCTGACCGCGCGGGTTTCGGTGGCGCCAGGATAGTCCGGGGCGCGAAGCTTGCCGTCCCATACGCGCGGGCTTGGCACATAGACCGCCGCCGGGGGTTTCTGGCCGAGCGCCTCATGCGGACGCTCATGATTGTAGGATTTCCGGAACCGGACAAGGCGCGCGGCCTGCGCCCGAAGTGTGCGGGAGACCGGATCGGCCGCTTCGCGCTTCAGGGTCAGATGCAGACGCTCATGGCGCCCATTCTCCTGCGGCTTTCCAGGGGTGATCCGTTCCGGGAAGATGCCCATCTTCACAAAGTTGACCGCCAGACGGGACAGGCCCCCGGCCGCCACAGACCCGAAAGGCGGACCATTGTCTGACCGGATGGCGCGCGGCAGGCCGTGGTCCCGGAACGCCTTTGCCAGTACCGGCCAGACCGTATCATAGCCCGTGCGCGCGACAGGCTGGCAGACCAGAAGATACCGGCTCAGGGCGTCCGAGACCGTGAACGGCTCACAGCGTTGGCCATCGCCCGTACGCCACCAGCCCTTGAAGTCCATGCACCAGACATCGTTGGGGGCATGCGCCTGCGCAAAGGGCGTTGTCATCGGCGCCGCGCGCCGGCGAAACCGCCGCGGAGATACAAGCCCTTCGCGCTTGAGAATGTCACCGATCGTCGAAGCCGCTGGCCAGGCAACACCCGGATCATCCATCTCCAGACGCGCCTTCAACTTGCGCGGCCCCCAGGCAGGATGCGCCCGCCGGAGCGTCACCACACGGGACGCCAGCTCCGGTGGCGTGCCGCCCGCCGGGCAAAGCGGGGCTCGAGACACATCATAAAGCCCCGCTGGCCCCGCAGCCTTGTAACGCTCAATCCATTTGTAGGCCGTCTTGCGCGATATATCGAACCGCACAGACAGCCCTGTCACACTGTCCTCACCCTTCAGCCACGCCGCGATGAACTCAACACGCTCGTTCATCGGATCTGTCCGCCTCCAACCCATGACCATCTCCTCCAGATGGTCATCCTCGCAAATCTGTTACCCATGTCCCCGGTCTGTTTTGTTACCCATCTTACCGGATTGGACCAAGCCGTTATCCTCCCCTGCGAAGCGGGGGAGGTGGACGCGAAGCGGACGGAGGGGGGCCTTGCGGCAATACACTATTTGCCGAGGCGGTTTACCGGGAGGCGGAGGTAGGTCTGGCCGTCGGATTCTGGTGGGGGAAGGGTGCCGGCGCGGATGTTGACCTGCAGGGAGGGGAGGATCAGGCGCGGAGCGCCAAGGGTTTTGTCGCGGGTGGTGCGCATGGTGACGAAGTCTTCTTCCGAGACGCCGTCATGGACATGGACGTTGGCGGCGCGGTGCTGGGCGACGGTGGATTCCCAGGCATGCTTGTCGCGGCCTTCGGGGAGATAGTCATGGCCGGTGAAGATGCGGGTTTCGGGCGGCAGGGCGAGCAGCTTGCGGATTGAGCGGTAAAGCGCGTGGGCGTCGCCGCCGGGAAAGTCTGCCCGCGCGGTGCCATAGTCGGGCATGAAGACGGTATCGCCCACGAAGGCGGCGTCGCCGATCAGATAGGTGAGGCAGGCAGCGGTGTGGCCGGGTGTGTGCAGTACACGGATTGTTTCGTTGCCGAGCGGGAATTCATCGCCTTCATTGAAGAGGGCGTCGAACACGGTTTCGTCCGGCGTGTCGGAGGTGGGGCCGAACATCGGGCGGAAGATTTTCTGAACATCGGTGATGTGCGCGCCGATGCCGACCTTGGCGCCGGTTTTCTGGCGGACATAGTCAGCGGCCGAAAGGTGATCGGCATGGGCGTGGGTGTCGAGCGCCCAGCGGATTTTCAGGCCCTCAGCCTCTGCCGCGGCGAGCACCTTATCGGCCGATGCCGTGGAAAGGCGGGCGGGCGCGGGGTCGAAGTCCAGCACGGGGTCTATGATGACGGCGTCGCGGGTGGCCTTGTCCCAGACGAGATAGGTGACCGTGTTTGTTGCGGGGTCAAAAAACGGTTTGATCTCGGGCATGGGAATCTCCTCTGCGGAATCGTCAAATCTCAGGTCTGCTTCAAATATATGAGATATTGCTAATTTAGCAAGTTATCATATATTTCACGCTGGACACGCCGCGCAGACGCGTCAAGGTAATGCGGCCTGGGAGCAGGACATATCATGGAACTTGAGCCCCTTGTCATTCTCGCCGCGCTTCTCAGCGGGGCAGTCGTCGGATTGTTTCTGGGAACGTTTGGCGGCGGGGGTTCTGTGCTCGCCGCGCCATTGTTGATCTATGCCGTGGGCGTGAAAGATCCGCATATGGCGATTGGCACATCGGCGGCGGCCGTGGCGGCGATTGCGGCGGTGAGCCTGATCGGTCACTGGCGGGCAAAGCGGGTGAAATGGCCGTGTGCGGGCCTGTTTGCGCTGGCGGGCATTGCCGGATCGGTTGTGGGGTCGCAACTGGCGCTGCGCGTGGACGGCACGTGGCTGTTGCTGGCCTTTGCCGTGGCGATGGGAGCGATCGGGCTTTCGATGTTTCGCCGGCCCAAAGGGCTTGGTGATCCGGACGTGCATATCACGGCGGCCATCATGGCGCGGATTGTGCCGCTGGGGCTGCTGACCGGGCTGGCGGCGGGATTTTTCGGGATCGGCGGCGGCTTTCTGATCGTGCCCGGCCTGATGATGGCGACGGGCATGACATTGTCGAACGCAATGGCCTCCTCGCTCGTCTCGGTGGCGCTGTTTGGGGCGACGACCTCGGCGAACTATGCCTTTGCCGGGCATGTGGACTTGCCCCTCGCAGGCCTGCTGCTGGCGGGCGGCGCAGTGGGCGGGGTTGCCGGCGTGCAGGTGGCCAGGGCGCTCGCGGGGCGCACGGCGCTGGCGCGCAAGGGCTTTGCGGCGATGATTGTGGGGGTGGCGGGGTATGTCGGCTGGAACGCTCTGCTTGGAATTGCCGCAACCTCCTGATTTAGAGCGCGTTACCAATAGCAGCGGACCTGTCAAAGGTTGCTAAATCCGCCGCAAAGCGCTGATATGAAGATTAACGGGATTAACTTGGCACCGGCCTTTTGGCCGCGCAGGGAGATGTGAGATGGGCTTGATCTGGTGGATTATGCCATCGATTGCCGGGGTGATCGGGCTGCTTCTCCTGTTCGCAGGGTTCGGGAAGCTGGCCAACCTCAAGCCCTTTGCGGGGGTGACGCGGCTGGCCTTTGGCACGGCCTTTGTCGGCATTGCCGGGATGGTGGCGTTCATCGGGCTGAACATCCAGACCTATAAGCGCCTGACCTATGAGCGGCCCGTGGCGGTGGTGAAGTTTGCCTCTGTGCCGGGGCAGGCGGAGGCGTTTACGGCGGACGTTACATTCTCAGACGGCACGCATCTGTTGCAGGCGGACGGCACGCAGCCGGTATTCCGCGGGGACGAATGGCAGATTGGCGCGCGCGTGATCAAGTTCAAGCCGATGGCAAATATCCTGGGATATGACTCGATGTACCGGATTGAGCATATGCGCTCGACCAATGCGATGCAGTTTTCTTCCGAGGCGGTGACCGAAGGCAAGATTGACGGCATACGGATTGTCACCGAGGAGCCGGGCATTGATGTGTCGAAGCTCGCCGACACTTATGGGTCGCGGTTCGGCATTGATGCTGAATATGGCTCAGCCACCTATCAGCCGATGGGCGATGGATTTGAATACGAAGTCTCGATTACGCAGGACGCACTGATCGCGCGGCCGACCGAGGCGACGCGGACGCTGATCCAGTCGAATTCCTATCCGGGTTTCATTCCTTCAAAGCAGGCAGACTGATGAATCCCTGGGAACGCTACGTCGTACCAAATCTTGTTTCGTGCGCATGCTCGACAAAGCCGATCATGAAACAGCGGGCGAAGGTTGTGCCGAAGGCGGAAGGCGTTGTGCTGGAACTGGGCTGTGGATCGGGCACCAACTTTGCGATGTATGACGGGGCGAAGGTGGATCACCTTTATGCGCTGGAGCCGTCTCCGGGGATGGTCGTGAAAGCCAGGCGCACGGCAAGCGAGCTGGGCATCGGCAAGAGCATCGATTTTCTGGAGACCGGCGCGGAAGCCATTCCGCTGGCGAACAATTCGGTCGATACCGCCGTGATTACCTTTGTGCTGTGTACCATCCCTGACTGGAAATCTGCGCTGGCCGAGACGAAACGCGTGCTGAAACCTGGCGGCAAGATCCTCTTCACCGAGCATGGGCTGGCGCCCGACGAAGGCGTGGCCAAATGGCAGCGCCGGGTCGAGCCTGTGTGGAAGGCTTTGGCGGGTGGGTGTCACCTGACGCGCGATACGCAGGCGATGCTGCGCGAGGCGGGGTTTGAGCCGGAGGGCGCGGAGACGATGTACCTTCCGGGCACGCCGAAGATTGCCGGCTTTGTCAGCTGGGGCGCGGCGCGGCTCGCCTGACGCCGGCCTGACGATGCGCCGGCCGCCTTATCTTCCTTTTTTGAGTGGTCCCTTGAGCCTGGCGCCGGGGCTGAAGCCGATTGCGCCGGAGGCGTGGCTGAGTCCGGACACCGAGGCGCATGTGCTGGAGGAAAAGCGGGCGCTGATGCGAGCGCGGCGCGGCGAGGTTTATGGCGCGCGCGATGGCAGCGAGCTGGCGGCGTTGGAGGCAGCGGCGGCGGTGCATGGCGTGGCCGGGCCTGCGGTGGGCGATTGGCCGAGCGCGCTGGAGGGGGCGGCGAGCGCGGTTTCCGATGATCTCTGTGTGCTGATCAAAGATAGCGATGACCTTTGGCGGCTAGAGGCAGCGAGCCTGTGTGCGCCAACCTTCTGGCGGCTGGACGAGAAGCTGGGCGAGCCTCTGGGCGGACTGCATGGACCGGTGCCCGGCGCCAATCCGGGGCTGGTTTCGCGGATACACCGGATGTTTGACGCGCTGCGGCCGGGGCAGGTGCTGGAGCGGTTCAACTGGACGGTTCAGCCGGGAACGGAGCGGTTTACGCCGTCGCAGGCGGCATTCAAGGCGCTGGCCGGCGGGATGGATGAAGCGGGCGCCCTGGACGGGCTGTGGCTGCGGGTGGAGCGGCAGACGATTTCGAAGCTGGAAATTTCTGGCGCGGTGGTGTTCACGATCCGGGTGGCGATTGATCCGCTACGGGCCGCGCTTGATGGGCCGGGGCAGGCGGAGGCGTTTCGGGCGGCCTGGGAAGGGATTGATCCGGTGCTGGCAGACTATAAAGGCTGGCCGCATTATCAGCGGCTGGTTCACGCAGCGCTGGCGCAGGCGGGCGAGCGCCGTTAAGGCAGGACGACACTGAAGAAGGACAGCGGCATGCAATACTGGCTGATGAAATCTGAACCCGATGCCTGGAGCTGGGAGCAGCAGGTGAAGAAGGGCGAGGCGGGCGAGATCTGGTCGGGCGTGCGCAACTATACCGCGCGCAACCATATGCGTGAGATGAAGCTCGGCGACCGGGTATTCTTCTACCACTCCAATATCGGGCTGGAGATTGTCGGCGTGTGCGAGGTGTGTGAGCTGTCAAAGCCTGACCCGACCACGGACGATGCGCGCTGGGACTGCGTGACCATCCGCGCGCTGGCACCGATGCCTAAGCCGGTGACGCTGAAGGCGGCCAAGGAGAATCCGAAGCTGGCGGAGATGAGCCTGGTTTCCTCATTCCGGCTGTCGGTGCAGCCGGTGACGGCGGCGGAATGGAAAGAGGTCTGCCGCATGGGCGGCATGGACCCGAAGACGCTGAAGGCGGTTTAGGGCTCAGCTGCCAGTAGGCTTGCGGTAGAGCGAGATATGCATGCGGCTATTGGCGGTGAAAGCTGCGCGATCCCATGCGCCCCAGCGACTTTCTGGCTGGAGGCCAGCGAGGCGGGCCATCAGGTCAATCTCTGAGGGCCAGGCATAGCGCATCGGAAGGGGCGTCATGCGGATGCCGTCCGGCGTGAACCGGAGATACTGATATTCGACCAGCTGCTTCACTGGGTCATGGATCGCGGCTTCCAAGGTCAGCGAATTCCGGTCAAGATGCTTGGGTTTCAGGCTGCGATGGTCCCGGAACTGGGCGATGTCTGGCACGAATGCTTCGACTAGGAATGCGCTGCCGGGTTCCAGCATGTCGGCGGCATTCCGGAAACAGCGAAGCTGGGCTTCCTGACTCGTGAGGTTGAACAGTGTATTGAAAATCAAGAAAATGAAGCCGAACCGGCCCTCTGCCCTGACCTCAGACATATCGCCCATGGTTACCGGGATCGCCGTACCACCGGGTTTTTCGCGGAGCTTTGCTACCATTTCTAACGAGGCTTCTATGCCTGAAATATTGCAACCCCGCTGCGCCATGGGTAGGGCGACGCGCCCAGTGCCGATAGCGAGTTCGAGTGTGCGTTGACCAAGGGAAATGTCCGCTAACAGATCAACGGCCGCACCGGTTGTGCCGGGATTATGCAGGAGGTCGTAGTCCTCCGCATTCAGCGCTCCGAAGGTTTCGGGGCCGTATCCCTTCATGAGAGGGCGCTATCTGCGCAATGGTAGTGCATCCACGTTGGCTAGCATAGATTGCAGGGGGAGGCGAGCGCGAAGCGGAAGCTCAGCCCCTGTTGCCATCCTCGAAGCTCGCCAGCGTCCATTCGGCGAAGGTGGCGAGGTTCCCGCCGGTGAAGAGGAAGCCGGCCACGCTGGCGGCTTTGGCTGCTTCGATGTCGGCCTCCTTGTCGCCGATGAGGAAGCTGGCTTCGCGCTTCACCGGGAAGTCTGCCATCGCGCGCAGGAGCATGCCGGGCTTGGGTTTGCGGTCGAAGCTGTCCTTCCGGTAGCGGAGGTTTTCGCCGTCTTCGTGGAAGGGGCAGAAATAGATCCGGTCGATATGCGCGCCTTTTTCGGCGAGGCGCGCCTGCATCCAGTCATGCAGGGCGTGCATGTCGTCTTCGGTATAGTAGTTGCGGGCGATACCGGACTGGTTGGTGACGATGAAGACATACCAGCCACGCTGGTTGAAGGCGGCAATGGTTTCAGCCGCGCCTTCGATGAACTCGAAGTCTTCGATGCGGCTGACATAGCCCCGGTCGATATTGATGACGCCGTCTCTGTCCAGAAAGAGGGCGGGGCGATGTTTGTTCATGGGCTCTATGTGGCAGCTTCGCGGGAGGATGCAATCCTCTCCAGAGGCGCGAAAAGGATCGACAGTCAAGGGCTTCTGCGAAACACTTGCCCCTGTGACAGGCCAAAGAATGCCTGCGCGGCAAACCGGGAGGGAACAGACATGGAAGCATATATTCCGCTGATCGTGAGCGCGCTGGGCGGCACGATCCTGGGGCCGGTCCTGTCAAAACTGATGGGCGGCAGTGGCGCGATGGGCATCATTGGCGGCATTTTGGGCGGTATCGGCGCGCACTATGGCGCCGATGCTGCGGGCGCCGGGCAGATGCTCGGCAGCACGCCGATGATGATCCACATACAGAATTTTCTGGAGGGCGGTATTGGCGGCGGCATCCTGGGGTTGATCGCCGGAGCGGTTTCCAAGCAGCGCTGATCTGCAATGCCGGCACCACAAGAGAAAGAAAAGATGCCCTCAATTGAGCATCTGTACTTTCTCTCAGAAAAATAAATTGCT
It encodes the following:
- a CDS encoding sulfite exporter TauE/SafE family protein; this translates as MELEPLVILAALLSGAVVGLFLGTFGGGGSVLAAPLLIYAVGVKDPHMAIGTSAAAVAAIAAVSLIGHWRAKRVKWPCAGLFALAGIAGSVVGSQLALRVDGTWLLLAFAVAMGAIGLSMFRRPKGLGDPDVHITAAIMARIVPLGLLTGLAAGFFGIGGGFLIVPGLMMATGMTLSNAMASSLVSVALFGATTSANYAFAGHVDLPLAGLLLAGGAVGGVAGVQVARALAGRTALARKGFAAMIVGVAGYVGWNALLGIAATS
- a CDS encoding class I SAM-dependent methyltransferase, with the translated sequence MKQRAKVVPKAEGVVLELGCGSGTNFAMYDGAKVDHLYALEPSPGMVVKARRTASELGIGKSIDFLETGAEAIPLANNSVDTAVITFVLCTIPDWKSALAETKRVLKPGGKILFTEHGLAPDEGVAKWQRRVEPVWKALAGGCHLTRDTQAMLREAGFEPEGAETMYLPGTPKIAGFVSWGAARLA
- a CDS encoding MBL fold metallo-hydrolase, whose translation is MPEIKPFFDPATNTVTYLVWDKATRDAVIIDPVLDFDPAPARLSTASADKVLAAAEAEGLKIRWALDTHAHADHLSAADYVRQKTGAKVGIGAHITDVQKIFRPMFGPTSDTPDETVFDALFNEGDEFPLGNETIRVLHTPGHTAACLTYLIGDAAFVGDTVFMPDYGTARADFPGGDAHALYRSIRKLLALPPETRIFTGHDYLPEGRDKHAWESTVAQHRAANVHVHDGVSEEDFVTMRTTRDKTLGAPRLILPSLQVNIRAGTLPPPESDGQTYLRLPVNRLGK
- a CDS encoding N-acetylmuramoyl-L-alanine amidase, translated to MEIEDTPSPNFDDRKHPVTLLVLHYTGMESGEAALTRMRDPEAKVSAHYMVWEDGRIARLVAENDRAWHAGVSTWQSLEDLNSRSVGIEIVNGGHDYPAPGGALPPYPDAQITAVIALAREIMAHHDIPATGLVAHSDIAPARKIDPGEHFPWQRLAEAGLGLWPPVETGSACVWSGGDASRLNAHLAQIGYDTSDIPAALRAFQRRWMPTAITGLADADTLRRLAQIAEAYALGPVGSSSPQA
- a CDS encoding class I SAM-dependent methyltransferase, whose product is MKGYGPETFGALNAEDYDLLHNPGTTGAAVDLLADISLGQRTLELAIGTGRVALPMAQRGCNISGIEASLEMVAKLREKPGGTAIPVTMGDMSEVRAEGRFGFIFLIFNTLFNLTSQEAQLRCFRNAADMLEPGSAFLVEAFVPDIAQFRDHRSLKPKHLDRNSLTLEAAIHDPVKQLVEYQYLRFTPDGIRMTPLPMRYAWPSEIDLMARLAGLQPESRWGAWDRAAFTANSRMHISLYRKPTGS
- a CDS encoding DMT family transporter, with amino-acid sequence MAIRDFILLCAVCLVWGLNLVVTRWAVADMAIPPIFFAALRFLGVAVCLVPFLFPRPPNLRTLFFVSIMIGSVHFSLLFIGLQHADASAAAVTGQLGVPFSTLMSMLFLGEVIRWRRAIGITLAFLGVIIIALDPANFSVSFGLLYIIASAFIGSAGGIVMKRMPQISGLRMQAWVGLFSFAPLFALSFAIEENQLATYIDGGWMVWAASAFAILGVSVFGHSAFYTLLKKYDVSLLSPLTLMTPIWGVIFGIALLNEPLTPRLILGAIVSLSGVLVIALRPNEKMPEAALGKKAGAGDS
- a CDS encoding heme-dependent oxidative N-demethylase subunit alpha family protein, yielding MSLAPGLKPIAPEAWLSPDTEAHVLEEKRALMRARRGEVYGARDGSELAALEAAAAVHGVAGPAVGDWPSALEGAASAVSDDLCVLIKDSDDLWRLEAASLCAPTFWRLDEKLGEPLGGLHGPVPGANPGLVSRIHRMFDALRPGQVLERFNWTVQPGTERFTPSQAAFKALAGGMDEAGALDGLWLRVERQTISKLEISGAVVFTIRVAIDPLRAALDGPGQAEAFRAAWEGIDPVLADYKGWPHYQRLVHAALAQAGERR
- a CDS encoding TetR/AcrR family transcriptional regulator produces the protein MPRPAGARNHDFDVKRAALLDALTDFALSADLRRPSLRQFAQAMNASEPTLRHYFGDRRGLILEILDNIGRKGAPLWAVVALPSANPATAFEEYFRISEAGMRLGGFIRAHAFGLIEGLADEALGQAYLEKVLEPALNAVSDKLRATPGAPQDETALRAAALAALSPLLVMSLHQELLGGATSAPIDSGQVISTLQGWLGKALTP
- a CDS encoding IS481-like element ISHne2 family transposase yields the protein MGWRRTDPMNERVEFIAAWLKGEDSVTGLSVRFDISRKTAYKWIERYKAAGPAGLYDVSRAPLCPAGGTPPELASRVVTLRRAHPAWGPRKLKARLEMDDPGVAWPAASTIGDILKREGLVSPRRFRRRAAPMTTPFAQAHAPNDVWCMDFKGWWRTGDGQRCEPFTVSDALSRYLLVCQPVARTGYDTVWPVLAKAFRDHGLPRAIRSDNGPPFGSVAAGGLSRLAVNFVKMGIFPERITPGKPQENGRHERLHLTLKREAADPVSRTLRAQAARLVRFRKSYNHERPHEALGQKPPAAVYVPSPRVWDGKLRAPDYPGATETRAVRHAGTIRWRGAEPFISEVLIGERVGLFRTGEDQYDVYFGPILLGHIDPKKRMNRIKPGRPRNIP
- a CDS encoding EVE domain-containing protein encodes the protein MQYWLMKSEPDAWSWEQQVKKGEAGEIWSGVRNYTARNHMREMKLGDRVFFYHSNIGLEIVGVCEVCELSKPDPTTDDARWDCVTIRALAPMPKPVTLKAAKENPKLAEMSLVSSFRLSVQPVTAAEWKEVCRMGGMDPKTLKAV
- a CDS encoding YihY/virulence factor BrkB family protein, which codes for MLERWRPDLIDPAIRAVRRLVRPDVRIVTGGIAFYALFSIFPLIYMTLTLLTFFLPPELAHQLAKPVTNFFSQSVEPLTFEEVDAIQKMTPAGLSVRAFLAAILVLFTATSGAKALITGIRMIAGTADRTRFARFQGTSLLLTATLILVVWLLGALQLIATVAVQEAGGLAMRFASEIATIVDSLWISKGIASFGVFYLILLMSLRGHVRRGTKALAAGAGAAAVAFLGVTFVFQLYLQYSVMGTIYGAIASLIFGFIWLSASVSSLLLGAALATEWAHAWGEDEPTGPNA